A region from the uncultured Holophaga sp. genome encodes:
- a CDS encoding type III PLP-dependent enzyme — protein MIDKALLSRLAGEHGTPLVIIDHEKLRLNLAEFQEWLPRVQPYYAVKANSHPAIIKTLYEAGASFDVASLPEFLLVHENIKDLPDQERQDFIWDKIIYANPIKAIPTLKELDPYKPLVTFDNFEEIKKVQKHAPNVGMVLRLKVPNLGAMVELSSKFGAAPEEAMALIDASEAAGLTVEGLSFHVGSQTTNFQNYAVALNLAAEIFKACRAKGYTKMNLLDIGGGFPAPYDANVQPLRECAKVINAEIERLFPEDIQILAEPGRFMVASAVTLVAEVIGKADRDGRRCYYINDGVYHTYSGVIFDHCHYPVKAIKEGPTQICAVFGPTCDALDTISLTEELPDLELGDLVYSENMGAYSHASSTFFNGFPPAKVVHLSE, from the coding sequence ATGATCGACAAGGCGCTGCTGTCGCGGTTGGCTGGGGAGCATGGGACACCGCTGGTCATCATCGACCACGAAAAGCTGCGGCTGAACCTGGCGGAGTTCCAGGAGTGGCTGCCCCGGGTGCAGCCCTATTACGCAGTCAAGGCCAACAGCCACCCGGCCATCATCAAGACTCTCTACGAGGCCGGCGCCAGCTTCGATGTGGCCTCCCTGCCGGAGTTCCTCCTGGTTCACGAGAACATCAAGGATCTGCCCGATCAGGAGCGCCAGGACTTCATCTGGGACAAGATCATCTACGCCAACCCCATCAAGGCCATCCCGACCCTCAAGGAGCTGGACCCCTACAAGCCCCTGGTCACCTTCGACAACTTCGAGGAGATCAAGAAGGTGCAGAAGCACGCCCCCAACGTGGGCATGGTGCTGCGCCTCAAGGTCCCCAACCTGGGGGCCATGGTGGAGCTCTCCTCCAAGTTCGGCGCCGCCCCCGAGGAGGCCATGGCCCTCATTGATGCGTCTGAGGCCGCAGGGCTCACCGTGGAGGGCCTCAGCTTCCATGTGGGCAGCCAGACCACCAACTTCCAGAACTACGCTGTGGCCCTGAACCTGGCGGCGGAAATCTTCAAGGCCTGCCGCGCCAAGGGCTACACCAAGATGAACCTGCTGGACATCGGAGGGGGCTTCCCTGCCCCCTACGACGCGAACGTCCAGCCCCTCCGCGAGTGTGCCAAGGTCATCAACGCCGAGATCGAGCGACTCTTCCCCGAGGACATCCAGATCCTGGCTGAACCCGGACGCTTCATGGTGGCCTCCGCCGTGACCCTGGTGGCCGAGGTCATCGGCAAGGCCGACCGGGACGGTCGCCGCTGCTATTACATCAACGATGGCGTCTACCACACCTACTCGGGCGTGATCTTCGACCACTGCCACTACCCGGTGAAGGCCATCAAGGAGGGCCCCACCCAGATCTGCGCGGTCTTCGGCCCCACCTGCGACGCCCTGGACACCATCTCCCTGACAGAGGAACTGCCCGACCTGGAACTGGGTGACCTGGTCTACAGCGAGAACATGGGCGCCTACAGCCACGCCAGCAGCACCTTCTTCAACGGCTTCCCCCCGGCGAAGGTGGTGCACCTGAGCGAATAG